One segment of Sulfobacillus thermosulfidooxidans DSM 9293 DNA contains the following:
- the ilvE gene encoding branched-chain-amino-acid transaminase, with translation MSELKIFFNGAMVPATEARVSVFDHGFLYGDGIFEGIRAYEGRVFKLEEHLDRLFDSAKSILLDIPYTREELAEAVCATVRENGLTDAYIRLVVSRGPGDLGLDPTKCSHPSVIIIADRISLYPEELYQRGLELAAVSTRRPATDVLNPSIKSLNYLNNILAKIEANLRGLPEVVLLNHQGYVVEGTGDNIFIVRQGALITPPTYAGILNGITRQVVIALAREMGITCREENITLHDLYTADECFLTGTAAEVIPAVMCDGRVIGTGRVGPITAKVLTAFREYSRSSGVPVYDTDVATA, from the coding sequence ATGAGTGAACTAAAGATCTTCTTCAATGGGGCCATGGTACCCGCTACTGAAGCACGTGTGTCCGTGTTCGATCATGGGTTTCTTTATGGGGACGGCATCTTTGAAGGTATTCGGGCCTACGAAGGCCGTGTCTTTAAACTGGAAGAACACTTAGACCGTTTATTTGATTCCGCCAAAAGTATCCTATTAGATATTCCATATACGCGCGAAGAACTTGCGGAGGCTGTCTGTGCGACCGTTCGCGAGAACGGTCTTACAGATGCCTATATTCGTCTTGTTGTGTCCCGCGGACCAGGGGATTTAGGTTTGGACCCAACGAAATGTTCGCATCCTAGTGTTATTATTATCGCGGATCGGATTTCATTATATCCTGAGGAACTTTATCAACGCGGTTTAGAGTTGGCCGCGGTATCAACGAGGCGTCCGGCTACCGATGTCTTAAACCCTTCTATAAAATCTTTAAATTACTTGAATAATATTTTGGCCAAGATTGAGGCTAACTTGCGCGGACTTCCCGAAGTCGTACTGCTTAATCACCAGGGCTATGTTGTGGAAGGCACGGGAGACAATATCTTTATTGTTCGCCAAGGTGCCTTGATCACTCCTCCAACATATGCGGGGATTCTCAATGGGATAACACGTCAGGTTGTTATCGCGCTAGCGCGAGAGATGGGGATTACTTGCAGGGAAGAAAACATTACGTTGCATGACTTATATACGGCTGATGAATGTTTCTTAACGGGAACGGCTGCTGAAGTGATTCCGGCTGTGATGTGTGACGGACGTGTCATTGGCACGGGCCGCGTGGGCCCCATAACGGCTAAGGTCTTAACTGCCTTCCGTGAATATTCCCGGTCCTCAGGTGTTCCGGTATACGACACGGATGTGGCTACTGCATGA
- the ilvB gene encoding biosynthetic-type acetolactate synthase large subunit yields the protein MTGAELTWEVLSRLGTTVVFGVPGGAILPLVDALATRQNDAIEFVVSRHEAASIHAADGYARVTGKPAIVLATSGPGGTNVITGLVTAMTDSVPVVLILGQVPTTLIGTDAFQEADLFSMTMPVVKHSWRITDPQEVADVLLQAWETARSGRPGPVVVEFPKNIQFMECPEWKGLPAKDAPESEWEEKPITWARAKSYLRSASRPLLYVGGGVVSSGTQDYVMQFAETYDCPVAHTLMGIGAFPSTHPKALGMLGMHGTWYANNAMQHADLVIALGARFDDRVTGKLDEFAPNARIIHVDVDAAELSKLVRPNVAIHGDLRRVLPKMLKIVPNTTHSEWWDTINQWKASHPLRINPAPEGTIASPAVMQVINRHLRPDDIVVTEVGQHQMWGALFLRREKPRTFLTSGGAGTMGYGFPAAMGAQFAAGNNRVILIAGDGSFQMNLQELATVAQYNIPIWMIVLNNEGHGMVRQWQDLFHGKRRIGVDLVNPDFVRLAESFGIHGFSVNSEEALDEALRIMESINGPVLLEVMVPKDEHVFPMVPAGQPLSMVLEG from the coding sequence ATGACTGGAGCAGAGTTAACCTGGGAAGTATTGTCGCGGTTAGGTACCACGGTTGTGTTTGGAGTTCCTGGTGGCGCAATTTTGCCGCTCGTTGATGCGTTAGCGACACGTCAAAATGATGCCATTGAATTTGTGGTTTCTCGCCATGAAGCGGCATCCATCCATGCGGCGGATGGTTATGCACGAGTCACGGGAAAACCGGCTATCGTTTTGGCAACCTCGGGACCTGGAGGCACCAATGTTATTACCGGACTGGTCACGGCTATGACTGATTCTGTACCAGTAGTTCTGATTTTAGGGCAAGTGCCGACAACGTTAATAGGGACTGATGCCTTTCAAGAAGCTGACTTGTTTAGTATGACGATGCCCGTTGTTAAGCATAGTTGGCGTATAACGGATCCCCAAGAAGTGGCGGATGTCCTGCTGCAAGCATGGGAGACGGCCCGTAGCGGACGTCCGGGACCAGTTGTTGTTGAATTCCCAAAAAATATTCAATTCATGGAGTGTCCGGAATGGAAGGGTTTGCCGGCAAAAGACGCACCTGAAAGCGAATGGGAAGAAAAGCCGATTACATGGGCACGAGCCAAATCCTACTTGCGTTCGGCCTCGCGGCCCTTACTGTATGTGGGTGGAGGGGTTGTCTCGAGTGGCACGCAAGATTATGTCATGCAATTTGCAGAAACCTATGATTGTCCTGTTGCACACACCTTAATGGGCATTGGAGCTTTCCCCAGTACACATCCCAAGGCACTGGGGATGTTAGGGATGCATGGGACCTGGTATGCTAACAATGCCATGCAACATGCCGATTTGGTTATTGCATTAGGTGCTCGGTTCGATGACCGGGTCACCGGAAAACTGGATGAGTTTGCGCCTAATGCACGGATTATTCATGTGGATGTGGATGCCGCCGAATTAAGCAAGTTGGTTCGGCCCAACGTCGCTATTCATGGGGATTTGCGGCGCGTTTTACCGAAAATGCTGAAAATCGTACCGAATACGACGCATTCCGAATGGTGGGATACGATTAATCAGTGGAAAGCGTCTCACCCATTACGAATTAATCCGGCACCTGAAGGGACCATCGCATCTCCTGCGGTGATGCAGGTCATCAACCGTCATTTACGACCGGATGACATTGTGGTCACCGAGGTGGGACAACATCAAATGTGGGGAGCACTCTTTCTCCGTCGAGAAAAGCCTCGCACATTTCTTACCTCGGGTGGAGCGGGAACCATGGGATATGGGTTTCCAGCCGCTATGGGAGCACAATTTGCTGCGGGGAATAATCGCGTCATTTTAATTGCTGGAGATGGGAGTTTCCAAATGAATCTCCAAGAGTTAGCCACCGTCGCTCAATACAATATTCCTATCTGGATGATTGTGTTGAACAATGAGGGACACGGCATGGTACGGCAATGGCAAGATCTGTTTCATGGCAAACGCCGTATCGGTGTAGACTTGGTGAATCCCGATTTTGTTCGCTTAGCTGAGTCCTTTGGTATTCATGGATTTAGTGTAAATTCTGAAGAAGCGTTAGACGAAGCTTTGCGCATTATGGAGTCCATTAATGGCCCGGTATTGTTGGAAGTAATGGTCCCCAAAGATGAACACGTATTTCCCATGGTTCCTGCTGGGCAACCATTATCGATGGTGCTAGAAGGTTAA
- the leuB gene encoding 3-isopropylmalate dehydrogenase: protein MANHQLLVLAGDGIGPEVTGAALQVLDRVAEIGGWVVEIERADIGGTAIDTYGDPFPEKTQRAIDKASAVLLGAVGGPKWDQAPKRPEAGLLAMRQYMGLWANLRPYHVFKGLEHLSPLRKAQVDGIIFRELTGGLYFGEPRGRRFLPGDLEVIDTLQYRRSEMWRIIKLAFEYARDHHLTLTSVDKANVLESSRVWREVTDELSKQFPDVPVVHRYVDASAMDLVLNPDRYQVIVTENLFGDILSDLAGGLVGSLGLLGSSSVAGTPGTRGLFEPVHGSAPDIAGKGIANPTGAMLSLAYLVGWSWSESEAQQLIESAVAESLAEGPHTPDLGGNASTEEFTQAVIQRLEHIWQRRKIS from the coding sequence ATGGCGAATCACCAACTTTTAGTTTTGGCAGGGGACGGTATCGGACCAGAAGTTACAGGCGCTGCATTACAAGTTCTCGATAGGGTGGCGGAAATTGGGGGATGGGTTGTTGAAATAGAGCGCGCCGATATTGGCGGAACTGCTATCGATACTTATGGGGATCCATTTCCGGAAAAAACGCAAAGGGCTATCGACAAAGCTTCCGCGGTATTACTAGGAGCTGTCGGTGGACCCAAATGGGACCAGGCACCCAAAAGACCTGAGGCTGGTCTGCTCGCGATGCGTCAATACATGGGATTATGGGCCAATTTGCGTCCCTATCACGTTTTTAAAGGGCTAGAGCATCTTTCCCCATTACGCAAGGCCCAGGTTGATGGCATTATTTTTCGGGAACTAACGGGAGGATTGTATTTTGGTGAGCCCAGAGGGCGCCGGTTTTTGCCCGGAGATCTCGAAGTGATTGATACCTTGCAATATCGGCGTTCGGAAATGTGGCGCATTATCAAGTTGGCTTTTGAGTATGCACGAGATCATCACCTGACCCTAACATCTGTTGATAAGGCTAACGTCTTAGAAAGCTCACGGGTATGGCGTGAAGTGACTGATGAATTGTCCAAGCAATTTCCCGATGTGCCGGTTGTGCACCGTTATGTTGATGCCTCCGCTATGGATTTAGTCTTGAACCCCGACCGGTATCAAGTCATTGTGACGGAAAACTTGTTTGGCGATATCCTAAGCGACTTGGCGGGAGGCTTAGTGGGTTCATTAGGACTTCTCGGTTCATCGTCCGTGGCCGGAACGCCTGGAACACGGGGCTTGTTCGAGCCGGTGCACGGCTCAGCGCCGGATATTGCCGGAAAAGGCATCGCCAATCCGACAGGGGCCATGTTATCCCTAGCCTATCTTGTGGGGTGGAGTTGGTCAGAGTCAGAAGCTCAACAGTTGATTGAATCGGCTGTGGCTGAAAGTTTGGCGGAAGGGCCTCATACGCCTGACCTGGGGGGCAATGCCAGCACTGAAGAATTTACCCAGGCGGTCATACAACGTCTTGAACACATTTGGCAAAGGAGGAAGATATCATGA